CGATCGCTTTTGGTATTACACAAAATGCGTAGGCGTAGCCCGTCGTAGACATCGCACTAAAGAACAGATAAATCTCTTATACGCTTTGCCTTTGCTGATTAAGTTGAATTCAATAAGCAAAAACAGATATTGCTTACTCAAACCCCAGTTTGCTTACTCAAAATGTTTAATTGCTTACTCATTTCAGTAAATTCAGCAAGCATTTACAGATATTGCTTTCTCAAACTGGAGTTTGCTTACTCATTTCAGTAGATTCAGCAAGCATTTACAGATATTGCTTTCTCAAACTGGGGTTTGCTTACTCATTTCAGTAGATTCAGCAAGCATTTACAGATATTGCTTTCTCAAACTGGAGTTTGCTTACTCATTTCAGTAAATCGCGCATTCATTACAACTCTTGCCGTGTAGCAAAAGCCATTAGAGATTTGCCGGAATTCTCTCAGGCTGATCAATACGTAAATTTTTTAAAGTAAAGAATATTAACTTTACCTCATAAAAGGTGTACATAATGGCTCGGAAAAAAAGAAGCTCTCAAGTGTTAGAAAAGGCAGTACGTCGCGCAGCTGGCATTAATTCAATTGGTGTGAATTTAGATTTAGGCAATGGACTCACCCAGCCTGCCTTCTCAACTCTAATTGAGACGATGCGAACTCAAGAGAATGCGTACAACACTGCTCTTTCTAACCTAGATAAGTTGTATCGCGAAATGCTAGAAACAGAAGACGAATTAGCAGATATGGCAGAGCATATGCTAATGGCAGTTGGGACTCGATATGGCAAAAGCAGTGTGGAGTATGGTATGGCGGGAGGTGTTCCTAAAAGCCAGCGCCGCAGGGGACTGCGAGGCGAGTCGCCAGCTCCCACACAACAACCGTCATTTGTTGCTACTGTCAACGGCAACGGCAGCAAAGCAGCTACAACTTAGGATGTGCGTCAGTAGAATTTGTAGTGACTTCTACTACAAAAGTTATTCTTCCAAAGAATTGGTATCAATTAGTATATTTAAGAAGTTTTCTTCTTTCCTCTTTGGTAAGCCTGTAATAAATATTCACCATTGAAGTGAATTAAGTGGGTTGCATCTTCAGCAACCCAGACATCTGTTTCCCAAGCAATATCTGCCAAGTATTCTACCATTGCCTTACAGCTAAGAAATGTTGTCACCATAACCAGAGGTACTTTGATTCCTTGGAATAAAGTTTCAAGTTCCTTCTTTCGCTTAGGATTAATTGGGCCATGTGACGTTACAGCTTCAATCAACACTAACCAGTTACTTGTGATTAAATGAATGATGACATCTGGCATTTTACCGTGAGAATCGACAGTAACACCTAAATCTGTTAACGCTACTTCATCAAAGTGAGCAAACTTTTCATCTGTATCACCAATATAGATAAGCTTTCCACCAGGAGTAAAACGAGGAGCAAAATCAGTAATAATTTTCTCAATTAAAATATTCTGGCCACCAGGCGATAAAGTTTTAATTTTACCGTCAATTACTATTGGAATGCGAGACATTTCACGCTCTTGAGCATACTGCTTTTTCAAGGTTTCAATCGAAGCAAGGTAAGTGCGGATGCTCTTTTCCCATTCACCAGTACCGTAAGTTCGTAATAGTTCAAGCGCACTCTCTTCAATCTGATAAACAGTTTTGGGGCTGTTGATAGGACGGCTCGGATCATCTGGATTAACAACTATCAAAGCTGCATCAAGAAATTGATGTACTGTCTGGCGGCGAACTGTTTCTCTTGTATTAGGCTTATAAGTTTTGCCATAGTACTGAGCCATGAAGTCCATCATCGGCGTAATTCCCATTAAAGGGGAAGCTGCTGATTGCCAAGAGTCTAACGGTTTTAAGTCAAGCAATGCTAGAAGAGTTAAGGCTGAGCGATCATTAAGTTGTCCTTTGGGAAAGCCTAAATAAGCTAGGATTTGCAGTGCTTCATCAATTCGAGACTTAATTGCGATCGGGTTATTGCTTGACTGATTTGTCATACTCAGTAGCTTATCTTCTATAAGTTCATCAATTTCTCGCACAGAGGGAAACTGCTGTTTAATCTCAGTACCTAAAGATAATAACTGTTCTAAAGTAGGGTACTTTAATTGTCGTAAATCTGTGGCATTGACCTGAGTATGCCCATTAAACAATCGAAAGAAAGAATCAACCAGGGTTGAATTGAGATAAACAGCAAGCCCACGAGCTAAGGTAAGGCTAAGTCCACGCCCATCTTTATGAAAGTAATTCAAATGATTTTCAAAACCGACATAAGCATAATCAAATTGGTCGGCATCATAAACCACCGCAACAATCCGTCTTTTCTCTTCTTTGGAGGAGAATCTTTTGCATAAGACGTAATGCTCATTTGGTATTAACAGCTTCTCTGTTTCTGCTGTATGCGCTATAGCTTGAGGCTTTTTAGTTATTTTTGGATGTTCTACATATCCAACCGAGAAATTAACCGGGTAAATCAAAGGAACAGTGTTTTTTTCTGAATTTGTTCTTAAATAATCTTTTGCTCGAAAATCAACAACCCGTCCAGTTGAAACTGTCAGTTCCAAGTCTTTTAATGTGCAAGTGAAAAGCGACATTCGTTGCACAATTTGCTGACTAATCCTATCTGGAAGGATATGAATGAACTGTTCTGGATCATCAAAGTGGACTAAATCTGCATATGGTACAGAGTTTAACAGAATAAAGTCATCCTTAGCACCAAAGCTAGTATTGATTATTACGTTGCTAAACTTTTGTTCTTGTTTCGTAGCTTGGATGATGAGAGTTTCCTGTAAAACATTATCGTCATTAAATGCTTCTTGTCGTGACTCAAAAAGATGTAATTGCTGTAGAGCCATCATCTCCAAAAACATCTTACGGAAGTCACGAAAATAAGGCCCATTGCAAAAACTACGCGGGGTAATAGCAACAAACTCCCCTTTTGGTTTTAGAAGTTGTGCTGTAGCAGCCATAAAACCAGTATAAAGATTGCTAGTCTCCAAACCGATTGAACGCAGCAATTCGCGTACTTTACTATTAGCGTTGATTTTTAAATAAGGTGGATTGAGGATAGCATGAGTAAATTCTGGTGTGTTTGCACTATTCAAAAAACTAATTTGAAGTAGTCTAACTGTATCTTCGATAAAATCAGTCTCACGAATTTCGTAATAGAAGGAAATACCCAGATGCTGACATTGTTTCTCACATAACTCTAGAGTCTGGCGTAAATATCCAATTAGAAAAGGGTCAATTTCATAGGCGACAACGCGCAAACTTGAAGTTTGTTGATGGGCGCATACTTTTGCCACAAAAGCAGCTAGTAATGAACCAATTCCTGCTCCAGCATCAAGCAAAGATATTTCCGGCAAATCCAGCCTATTAAACATACCAGCCATTAATTCTGCTACTGAGGCGGGAGTCAAAAACTGACCCATTGACCCTTTATTGTCTCGCAATAGCTTCAAACTTGCTACAGCCCGACGAAGATCCACTTCTGTAAGCAAGTTTTTACTTGATACTTCTGCTAAACTGCTGAAGTTTAAATTACTATTATGATTCGCTACAAACACTCTACTACTTGATGGGACAATCACTGTTTGTTTTGTTAACTCCTTCTTCGAGATGAGGGAGAAATAACTCCTGTACAGACGCGTAGACGCTCGAAGAGCGGCTTCTCGTAAGAGTATAATCGCGTCTCTACTTAAAGCAATCCTGCTGATTCATACAATCGTTTGAGCATCGCTGTAATCTTTGCACCATAGTCTAAATCTGCTGCCCAGCGACCAGAAAGCTGTTCAATCAACGGAGCAATACCGCGCGTCACAAAACGAAACCGTGGATCTACAACTTCGTTCACAAGAGGTTCTAAACTAGCGTAAGCTTTTAGGTGTTGGATGTGCGCTCTCACACCAATCCTGGCGCTTTCAAAAGATGCAGCTTCTGCACCACCACCAATTGCACCTAAGCCGGCAAAGTTATTTTGCTCAGGCCTGATACCACCGCCAAACCGTAAAAATCCAGTTTCTACACACATTTGGCAAAAGGCAATGTCATAGTTCACTCCCTCCATACCCGCTTCTTCTCGATAAAGTTTTGGTATATCAGGAAATTTGACCAAAGCATTTTCATTGCTATTCCTCAGAAATAGTTGTAACTGTACTTCTGAAGCATTACCATTCGACATCACTCGGTCAAATTGACCAGGGCAAACTGTCAAATTTGAGCGCAAGCTGACAGTGCGAGTTGAAGCATCCCAGTTCACTGAAACATTAAAATCTCGTAATTCAATGGCTTTAACATACACA
This region of Nostoc sp. UHCC 0302 genomic DNA includes:
- a CDS encoding BsuBI/PstI family type II restriction endonuclease: MIVPSSSRVFVANHNSNLNFSSLAEVSSKNLLTEVDLRRAVASLKLLRDNKGSMGQFLTPASVAELMAGMFNRLDLPEISLLDAGAGIGSLLAAFVAKVCAHQQTSSLRVVAYEIDPFLIGYLRQTLELCEKQCQHLGISFYYEIRETDFIEDTVRLLQISFLNSANTPEFTHAILNPPYLKINANSKVRELLRSIGLETSNLYTGFMAATAQLLKPKGEFVAITPRSFCNGPYFRDFRKMFLEMMALQQLHLFESRQEAFNDDNVLQETLIIQATKQEQKFSNVIINTSFGAKDDFILLNSVPYADLVHFDDPEQFIHILPDRISQQIVQRMSLFTCTLKDLELTVSTGRVVDFRAKDYLRTNSEKNTVPLIYPVNFSVGYVEHPKITKKPQAIAHTAETEKLLIPNEHYVLCKRFSSKEEKRRIVAVVYDADQFDYAYVGFENHLNYFHKDGRGLSLTLARGLAVYLNSTLVDSFFRLFNGHTQVNATDLRQLKYPTLEQLLSLGTEIKQQFPSVREIDELIEDKLLSMTNQSSNNPIAIKSRIDEALQILAYLGFPKGQLNDRSALTLLALLDLKPLDSWQSAASPLMGITPMMDFMAQYYGKTYKPNTRETVRRQTVHQFLDAALIVVNPDDPSRPINSPKTVYQIEESALELLRTYGTGEWEKSIRTYLASIETLKKQYAQEREMSRIPIVIDGKIKTLSPGGQNILIEKIITDFAPRFTPGGKLIYIGDTDEKFAHFDEVALTDLGVTVDSHGKMPDVIIHLITSNWLVLIEAVTSHGPINPKRKKELETLFQGIKVPLVMVTTFLSCKAMVEYLADIAWETDVWVAEDATHLIHFNGEYLLQAYQRGKKKTS